A region of Chloracidobacterium sp. DNA encodes the following proteins:
- a CDS encoding glycosyltransferase family 2 protein encodes MTATAEQVIFWMCISVLGYVYVGYPLLVHLISLLFPSTIERAEIEPNVTVLITAFNEEDSISEKLENTLRIDYPNDKLEILVASDGSTDRTDLIVEEFASRGVKLFRQEGRVGKTTTQNNAVEQAAGEIILFSDATTMYREDVFRQLLPAFADKSVGCVAGRLNYVDDLSTTVGRGAKSYWGYETFIKIAESRACSLIGASGCLYAVRRSAYEPMYAEACSDFLICTNLYRKGLRSVFAPDAVCFEHTNRRAADELRMRVRVISQTFTDLWRSRDMLNPLKSGFFAIELISHKVLRYAVPLILFVFFAASIVFASASAFYAAAMLLQLLFYSMAFIGWLLERAGKRPHLLAMPLYFVLANLASVMAFYKFLRGETFARWEPIRQAR; translated from the coding sequence ATGACGGCAACAGCAGAACAAGTAATTTTCTGGATGTGCATTAGCGTGCTGGGCTACGTTTATGTTGGGTATCCGTTGCTCGTTCATTTGATAAGTCTGCTGTTTCCAAGTACGATAGAACGCGCCGAGATCGAACCAAATGTTACCGTTCTGATCACTGCGTTCAACGAAGAAGACTCGATCAGCGAAAAGCTCGAAAACACTTTAAGGATCGACTATCCCAACGACAAACTTGAGATCCTCGTAGCATCCGACGGCTCAACTGATCGAACGGATTTGATAGTCGAAGAATTTGCATCACGCGGTGTGAAGCTTTTTCGACAGGAAGGCCGAGTCGGCAAAACAACTACGCAAAACAATGCTGTCGAACAAGCTGCAGGCGAGATCATTTTGTTCTCGGACGCGACAACAATGTATCGGGAAGATGTATTTCGACAATTGCTGCCAGCCTTTGCCGACAAAAGCGTCGGCTGTGTCGCCGGCCGCTTAAACTACGTTGACGACCTAAGCACAACTGTCGGCCGTGGAGCGAAAAGCTACTGGGGCTACGAGACCTTTATCAAGATCGCCGAAAGCCGAGCTTGTTCACTGATCGGTGCTTCGGGGTGTCTTTATGCAGTGAGGCGATCTGCTTACGAGCCGATGTACGCCGAAGCGTGTTCTGATTTTCTTATCTGCACAAACCTATATCGCAAAGGCCTACGCAGTGTGTTCGCTCCCGACGCGGTTTGTTTTGAACACACCAATCGTCGCGCCGCTGATGAACTGAGAATGCGCGTTCGCGTGATCTCACAGACATTTACAGATCTTTGGAGAAGCCGCGACATGCTCAATCCGCTGAAAAGTGGTTTTTTTGCTATCGAATTAATATCGCATAAGGTGCTGAGGTACGCGGTGCCTTTGATCTTGTTCGTGTTCTTTGCCGCGAGCATCGTGTTTGCATCTGCGTCCGCTTTCTATGCGGCCGCAATGTTGCTGCAACTACTTTTCTACTCAATGGCGTTTATCGGTTGGCTCTTAGAACGCGCTGGTAAGCGTCCTCACTTGCTCGCAATGCCGCTTTATTTTGTACTCGCTAATCTTGCATCTGTGATGGCATTTTACAAATTTCTTCGCGGCGAAACCTTTGCCAGATGGGAGCCGATCCGTCAGGCTCGTTGA
- a CDS encoding long-chain fatty acid--CoA ligase has protein sequence MTAENLIGFENIPQTIPHFCFESFQRHNKPDALAFKVGDIWNHLRGSEVIERVKRIAMGLASMGIKAGDRVAIISENRPEWSLVDLAILLLRAVNVPIYTTQAVEQIRFILENSGAKVLFISGKKLWKHAENAILSVEQLEKLVFFEDDGIPETDRRATSLEDLESKGIEFSKIDADVFERSLAEIETTDLATIIYTSGTTGEPKGVMLTHENFVSNVIAISKGLPIRSSDRSLAVLPLSHIFERTVFYVLCSNGVSIHYCASFDQLASHLKEVKPTIMTAVPRLFEQVYHKIVKKGLAAGGWKTSLFQWALVVGQDYWDSKDKHQTISPVLAAKHAVANRLVFSKWREGVGGSLRFFVSGGAPLSKKLSYAFWAAGIPILQGYGMTEACVTCANRPEDNKVGSIGTPFEGIEMKIAEKDGEVLIRGKNVMMGYYNNPEATAQAIDDDGFYHTGDVGYEDTDGHFYITDRLKDLFKLSNGKYVAPLQVESLLKQSPLVSQAVVVGSGRKQVGALIVPDWEALKDAMKADGVSTEGTREELSDNPQFIKRVQNDAIDLTRELSDYERVKRVYLLPREFSIDKGEMTPTLKIKRSVIDEKYSEAIDDICGS, from the coding sequence ATGACCGCCGAAAATCTCATAGGATTCGAGAACATCCCGCAGACGATCCCGCATTTTTGTTTCGAATCGTTTCAGCGGCACAACAAGCCCGATGCTCTGGCCTTCAAGGTCGGAGATATATGGAATCATCTTCGTGGCAGCGAGGTTATCGAACGTGTGAAACGTATTGCTATGGGCCTCGCCTCAATGGGTATCAAAGCAGGTGACCGCGTTGCGATAATCTCGGAAAACCGGCCGGAATGGTCTTTGGTCGATCTTGCGATCTTATTGTTGCGGGCGGTCAACGTGCCGATCTACACGACACAAGCGGTTGAGCAGATCAGATTTATCCTTGAGAATTCGGGCGCCAAGGTGTTGTTCATTTCCGGCAAGAAGCTTTGGAAACATGCCGAAAATGCGATCCTGAGTGTTGAGCAGCTCGAAAAGCTTGTCTTTTTTGAAGACGATGGCATACCCGAAACTGACCGTCGAGCAACCTCACTCGAAGACCTCGAAAGCAAAGGTATTGAATTTTCGAAGATCGATGCCGATGTATTTGAAAGGTCGCTTGCCGAGATCGAAACCACTGACCTAGCAACGATCATCTATACGTCAGGCACCACCGGTGAACCCAAAGGCGTGATGCTCACACACGAGAATTTCGTCTCTAATGTTATCGCCATTTCTAAAGGTTTGCCGATAAGATCCAGCGATCGCAGCCTAGCTGTCCTTCCACTATCACATATATTTGAGCGGACAGTTTTTTATGTGCTTTGCTCGAACGGAGTCTCGATACATTACTGTGCATCGTTCGACCAGCTTGCCTCGCATCTCAAAGAGGTCAAACCCACGATTATGACCGCCGTGCCGCGACTTTTTGAACAGGTCTATCACAAGATCGTCAAAAAAGGCCTGGCAGCCGGCGGCTGGAAAACAAGTCTTTTCCAATGGGCTCTCGTCGTCGGGCAAGACTACTGGGACTCGAAAGACAAGCACCAAACCATTTCGCCTGTGCTGGCCGCCAAGCACGCAGTTGCCAACAGGCTTGTGTTTTCCAAATGGCGTGAAGGCGTTGGGGGCAGCCTGCGTTTCTTTGTGTCCGGCGGAGCTCCGCTTTCGAAAAAGCTCAGTTACGCTTTTTGGGCGGCCGGAATTCCTATCCTTCAAGGCTACGGCATGACCGAGGCCTGTGTCACTTGCGCCAATCGGCCTGAGGACAATAAGGTCGGTTCGATCGGCACACCATTCGAAGGCATCGAGATGAAGATTGCCGAAAAGGATGGCGAAGTCCTAATTCGCGGCAAGAACGTCATGATGGGTTACTACAACAACCCCGAAGCGACCGCGCAAGCTATCGATGACGATGGCTTTTATCACACAGGTGATGTCGGTTACGAAGACACCGACGGCCATTTCTATATCACCGATCGGCTGAAAGATCTTTTCAAGCTTTCGAATGGCAAATACGTCGCACCGCTGCAGGTCGAAAGCCTTTTAAAGCAAAGCCCGCTCGTCTCGCAAGCGGTTGTAGTAGGTTCAGGTCGGAAACAGGTCGGAGCTCTGATCGTGCCTGATTGGGAAGCACTGAAAGACGCTATGAAGGCTGATGGCGTCTCGACTGAAGGCACTCGCGAAGAGCTTTCCGACAACCCGCAGTTTATCAAACGAGTCCAGAACGATGCCATTGATCTCACCCGCGAACTTAGTGACTATGAACGAGTAAAACGGGTCTATCTATTGCCCCGCGAATTCTCCATCGACAAAGGCGAAATGACGCCGACACTCAAGATCAAACGCAGCGTCATCGACGAAAAATACAGCGAAGCCATCGACGACATCTGCGGAAGCTGA
- a CDS encoding ATP-binding protein, with protein MASLEWQFDNGILSTQGCPCGYFGSSRECKCSPIQIQRYVGKISGPLMDRIDIHIDVPAVKFNELRGRDTPQGDSSEAIRERVMRARDLQLARFNGEGVFSNSAMSPKQIRTHCALDSQSEDLLEKAMLRQGLSARAHDRILKVSRTIADLAGSETIEPTHISEAINYRSLDRNYWT; from the coding sequence ATGGCGTCCTTAGAGTGGCAGTTTGATAATGGCATCTTGTCAACGCAGGGGTGTCCGTGTGGTTATTTTGGATCATCGCGCGAATGTAAATGCTCTCCGATCCAGATACAGCGTTATGTCGGCAAGATCTCAGGCCCGTTGATGGATCGCATCGATATTCACATAGACGTGCCCGCCGTGAAGTTCAATGAACTTAGAGGCCGTGATACTCCGCAAGGTGATAGCTCTGAGGCCATTCGCGAACGTGTAATGCGAGCCCGCGATTTACAGCTCGCAAGATTTAACGGCGAAGGTGTTTTTTCAAACTCTGCAATGTCGCCGAAGCAGATCCGAACCCACTGTGCTCTCGACAGCCAAAGTGAAGATCTGCTTGAAAAAGCGATGCTCCGTCAGGGCTTGTCCGCACGTGCGCACGACCGCATTCTCAAAGTCTCGCGAACGATCGCCGATCTGGCAGGCAGCGAAACTATTGAGCCGACACACATTAGTGAGGCTATCAATTATCGTTCGCTCGACCGCAACTATTGGACTTGA
- a CDS encoding helix-turn-helix transcriptional regulator yields MTVKNVAEQLNVNEATIRNWETNRRTVQLRFLGRVYDFLGVCPCDVVLPLGARLQERREYAGFTKKALAEIFAVDEHTVSAWERSKYPPMKSHVEKIFDFLKNPFAQGGDSPENEGLNV; encoded by the coding sequence TTGACCGTCAAGAATGTAGCCGAACAACTCAACGTCAACGAAGCAACTATACGCAATTGGGAGACAAACCGGCGAACAGTGCAGTTGCGCTTCCTAGGACGAGTTTATGACTTCTTAGGGGTGTGTCCTTGCGATGTGGTACTTCCATTAGGGGCTCGTTTGCAAGAGAGGCGAGAATATGCCGGATTTACAAAAAAAGCACTCGCGGAAATATTTGCGGTCGACGAACACACGGTTTCCGCATGGGAGCGGTCTAAATATCCTCCGATGAAATCACATGTTGAAAAGATATTCGATTTTCTAAAAAACCCTTTTGCACAAGGGGGAGATTCTCCGGAGAATGAGGGATTAAACGTTTGA
- a CDS encoding ankyrin repeat domain-containing protein — MKTLLLIGISLIVIACTTKWFTSSPNSEEPPLILASRAGDLNRVRELIKEGADVNQPGKFGGTPLFYAAGNDHVEVAAELLEKGANIEAEDATGRTAIFANLENERESVEMIKFLVSKGASVNHIDKNGINPLYVSVDIGGSYTKTQYLLEHGADVNHKTKENGDFPLEIASSWDNLRTVALLLENGADPNLQTSSGNSALMEACRLNHKDIVALLLRKGANPSLRNRKGQTALDVTPEDASEIRALLIDLTSVNKH; from the coding sequence ATGAAAACTTTGCTTTTGATCGGGATATCTCTAATTGTAATTGCTTGTACTACTAAATGGTTTACTTCGTCTCCGAACAGTGAAGAACCACCTTTGATCTTAGCATCTCGTGCTGGCGACTTAAATCGTGTTCGCGAACTCATTAAAGAAGGAGCGGATGTAAATCAGCCAGGCAAATTTGGAGGAACCCCGTTATTTTATGCGGCTGGAAATGACCATGTAGAAGTTGCCGCTGAACTTTTAGAAAAGGGAGCGAATATTGAAGCAGAAGATGCAACAGGGAGAACTGCAATTTTCGCAAACTTGGAGAACGAACGTGAATCTGTAGAAATGATAAAATTTCTAGTTTCTAAAGGGGCATCTGTTAACCATATAGACAAAAATGGGATAAATCCGCTTTATGTTTCAGTTGATATCGGTGGATCATATACAAAGACTCAGTATTTACTCGAACATGGTGCCGACGTAAATCATAAAACTAAAGAGAATGGCGACTTTCCTCTTGAGATAGCTTCTTCTTGGGATAACTTGCGGACAGTAGCTTTACTTTTAGAAAATGGGGCCGATCCGAACCTTCAGACCTCCAGCGGCAATAGTGCTCTTATGGAGGCTTGTCGACTAAATCACAAAGATATTGTTGCCTTGTTGTTGAGAAAAGGTGCAAATCCATCTTTGCGAAATCGAAAAGGTCAAACCGCCCTTGATGTTACCCCGGAAGATGCCTCAGAAATTCGAGCTTTACTCATCGATCTGACGTCTGTCAACAAACATTAG